A genomic window from Fibrobacterota bacterium includes:
- a CDS encoding sigma-54-dependent Fis family transcriptional regulator has product MRAARILIVDDQEVNIRLLEKILAREGYANISFTTDPREVRELHSRDRYDLILLDMEMPVMDGFQVMEALHEIESEGYLPVLVITARPEHKLRALKAGAKDFVSKPLDLPEVVMRVRNMLEVRLLHQETRRLYEQAIADQKAQARLEFELQEAMTKVVHDADEPQGIVAKSEAMRKLLDLAGRVAKFDSTVLISGQSGTGKERIARLLHEESTRSAGPFIAINCGAITETLLESELFGHAKGAFSGATQDRPGLFEAADGGTLLLDEIGEIPASMQVKLLRALQEREVRRVGENKSRRVDVRIVAATNRDLAQEVSNGNFRQDLYYRMNVVALQVPSLRDRREDILPLARVLLSEAALRMKRKIAGISPEAADQLLRYAWPGNVRELENAMERAVALAPGNRVELDDLPEEVRQAFATPHLAPGAVRSLEEIEKEYILVSLERNGGNQTHTAQQLQIGSATLYRKLKSYGMIESRSATISVTPDVERAGP; this is encoded by the coding sequence ATCCGTGCCGCCCGCATCCTGATCGTCGACGACCAGGAAGTCAATATCCGTCTTCTCGAGAAGATCCTGGCGCGCGAGGGCTACGCGAACATCTCGTTCACCACCGACCCCCGCGAGGTCCGCGAACTCCATTCGCGCGATCGCTACGACCTGATCCTGCTGGACATGGAAATGCCGGTCATGGATGGCTTCCAGGTGATGGAGGCCCTCCACGAGATCGAATCGGAGGGTTATTTGCCCGTGCTGGTGATCACGGCCAGGCCGGAGCACAAGCTGCGCGCGCTGAAGGCCGGCGCGAAGGATTTCGTGAGCAAGCCGCTGGATCTGCCCGAAGTCGTGATGAGGGTCAGGAACATGCTGGAAGTGCGGCTTCTGCACCAGGAGACCCGCAGGCTCTACGAGCAGGCGATCGCCGACCAGAAGGCCCAAGCCCGACTGGAGTTCGAGCTCCAGGAGGCCATGACAAAAGTCGTGCACGATGCCGACGAGCCGCAGGGGATCGTGGCCAAGAGCGAGGCGATGCGCAAGCTCCTGGATCTGGCGGGGCGTGTCGCAAAATTCGATTCCACCGTCCTGATTTCCGGCCAAAGCGGCACGGGCAAGGAGCGGATCGCAAGGCTGCTGCATGAAGAATCAACGCGTTCGGCAGGCCCATTCATCGCGATCAACTGCGGAGCCATCACCGAAACCCTGTTGGAGAGCGAATTGTTCGGGCACGCCAAGGGAGCGTTCTCCGGGGCCACCCAGGATCGACCCGGGCTGTTCGAGGCTGCAGACGGCGGCACGCTCCTTCTGGACGAGATCGGCGAGATCCCCGCCAGCATGCAGGTGAAGTTGCTGCGCGCCTTGCAGGAACGCGAAGTCCGCCGCGTGGGCGAAAACAAGAGCAGGCGGGTGGATGTGCGGATCGTGGCCGCCACCAATCGCGACCTCGCCCAGGAGGTTTCAAATGGCAATTTCCGTCAAGATCTCTACTACCGCATGAACGTGGTGGCTTTGCAGGTTCCGTCGCTTCGCGATCGGCGCGAGGACATCCTCCCGCTGGCACGGGTCCTTCTTTCCGAAGCCGCCTTGCGCATGAAGCGCAAGATCGCGGGTATCTCCCCCGAAGCCGCCGACCAGCTCCTGCGCTACGCTTGGCCCGGCAACGTGCGGGAGCTGGAAAACGCCATGGAGCGCGCCGTCGCGCTCGCCCCGGGCAACCGGGTGGAACTCGACGACCTGCCGGAGGAGGTCCGCCAAGCCTTCGCGACACCGCATCTGGCCCCGGGAGCGGTGCGCTCGCTGGAAGAGATCGAGAAGGAATACATCCTTGTTTCCCTGGAACGCAACGGCGGCAACCAGACCCACACCGCCCAGCAGCTCCAGATTGGATCCGCGACGTTGTATCGCAAACTCAAGAGCTACGGAATGATCGAAAGCCGTTCAGCAACAATTTCCGTCACGCCCGACGTGGAACGCGCAGGGCCTTGA